Proteins from a genomic interval of Paenibacillus lentus:
- a CDS encoding DUF6809 family protein yields MRSILEALYCGEIRPEETIMPIDPEYRVLNRKISEAMKIWEKKLSAQEFSQLEELLDLRSKSGSMHSTASFIRGFQLGALMITEVYAARNEIVGG; encoded by the coding sequence ATGAGAAGTATTTTAGAAGCACTATATTGTGGAGAAATTCGCCCTGAAGAAACGATTATGCCAATTGATCCTGAATATCGTGTCCTAAACCGGAAAATTTCTGAAGCCATGAAAATATGGGAGAAGAAGTTATCAGCACAAGAATTCAGTCAGCTTGAAGAATTGCTTGATTTGCGAAGTAAGTCAGGATCAATGCACTCTACTGCTTCTTTTATTCGTGGATTTCAACTTGGCGCGCTAATGATTACAGAAGTATATGCAGCACGAAATGAGATCGTTGGTGGTTGA